One window of Desulfovibrio sp. genomic DNA carries:
- a CDS encoding phosphodiester glycosidase family protein, with product MKIHTGIFACGHVPRAACPGRTQGFLSGRVFLLACALCTLTALLLWCAPHVASAQPPPPEAPLAGVGSPGAGPDTATDTATNTASATGAATGAATVIDTAAATDAATGAATGAAPPAAANTGAADASTVPGVAQNPTPETAAPAAVVSTPVPTPAPVVAAPAPSSAGIDDQGKPDWRQLEPGLDFGQFRLNDNEALLTALRIDPAYFNFILCARSQDGGPLRSLNQWAEQYDLSAAINASMYLPDGSTSTGYMKQDDHFNNRRVVQRFGAFFVAGPTQPSLPGAAIVDRDDPQWEQRIAQYRLVIQNYRMTSADRRILWSPGGPHYSISAVAQDGDGRILFLHCRQPVEAYAFAQQLLHLPLNVRTVMYVEGGGQAGLLVRSAHWQHELLGISPAGFLVTGDLRALLPNVLGAVRIATPPNATDPDAPTSDATASGSAASDAAAPDAAKADTQDQPPAPTPPEARPPAETLPQSTAP from the coding sequence ATGAAAATACATACAGGCATTTTTGCGTGCGGCCATGTTCCGCGCGCCGCCTGCCCCGGCAGGACACAAGGCTTCCTTTCAGGTCGCGTCTTTCTTTTGGCGTGCGCCCTTTGCACCCTGACAGCCCTGCTGCTCTGGTGTGCCCCGCATGTGGCCTCGGCCCAGCCCCCCCCGCCGGAAGCGCCCCTGGCCGGAGTTGGCAGCCCCGGCGCTGGCCCAGATACTGCCACAGATACTGCCACAAATACTGCCTCCGCTACAGGCGCTGCCACGGGCGCTGCTACTGTCATTGACACTGCCGCCGCGACTGATGCAGCTACGGGCGCAGCTACGGGCGCTGCCCCCCCAGCCGCTGCCAATACCGGGGCCGCCGACGCCAGCACTGTGCCCGGCGTGGCGCAAAATCCCACGCCCGAAACGGCCGCGCCTGCCGCTGTCGTCAGCACGCCCGTTCCCACACCCGCTCCCGTCGTGGCCGCTCCCGCGCCGTCTTCCGCCGGCATTGACGATCAGGGCAAGCCCGACTGGCGGCAACTGGAACCCGGCCTTGATTTCGGCCAGTTCCGCCTCAATGATAACGAAGCCCTGCTGACGGCCCTGCGCATTGATCCCGCCTACTTCAATTTCATACTCTGCGCCCGTTCTCAGGACGGCGGCCCCCTGCGCTCGCTCAACCAGTGGGCCGAGCAGTACGATCTTTCCGCCGCCATCAACGCCAGCATGTATCTGCCCGATGGCAGCACAAGCACGGGCTACATGAAGCAGGACGATCACTTCAACAACAGACGCGTGGTGCAACGCTTTGGCGCGTTCTTTGTGGCCGGGCCCACCCAGCCGAGCCTGCCCGGAGCCGCCATTGTGGATCGGGACGACCCGCAGTGGGAGCAGCGCATCGCCCAGTACCGCCTGGTAATCCAGAACTACCGCATGACCAGCGCCGACAGGCGCATCCTCTGGTCGCCCGGCGGCCCCCACTACTCCATTTCCGCCGTGGCCCAGGACGGCGACGGCCGCATTCTCTTTCTGCACTGCAGGCAGCCGGTAGAAGCCTACGCCTTTGCGCAGCAGCTTTTACACCTGCCCCTCAACGTGCGCACCGTCATGTATGTTGAAGGCGGCGGACAGGCAGGCCTGCTGGTACGCTCCGCTCACTGGCAGCATGAACTGCTGGGCATAAGCCCGGCCGGATTTCTTGTGACGGGCGATCTGCGCGCCCTGCTGCCCAACGTGCTGGGTGCGGTGCGGATTGCAACGCCCCCAAACGCCACTGATCCGGACGCCCCCACCTCTGACGCTACTGCCTCTGGCTCCGCTGCCTCCGACGCCGCTGCTCCGGACGCGGCAAAGGCTGACACGCAGGATCAGCCCCCTGCCCCGACACCCCCGGAAGCAAGACCTCCTGCGGAAACCCTGCCGCAATCCACCGCCCCCTAA
- a CDS encoding methylenetetrahydrofolate reductase produces the protein MHIGDSIRAAKKPFFSLEFFPPSDENSLPGFFETVEKLRVLAPLFVSVTYGAGGGKQRNTLDVTAELARRGLNTMAHLTCVGAEPESISSYLAELRAAGVDNVLALRGDPPAGQEMDWSKGYFRHASDLVAFARRQQPYMGIGVAAYPAPHPESNSIALDRLYTAEKMRSGADFAVTQLFFDPREYADLLEHLRGMGIHTPVIPGILPIQSFDSLRRVLSLCGANIPGKLYLDLESANAKGGAEAVREVGLEFAVRQIRFLLENGAPGIHLYTLNKAGMCLRVADESGLLQA, from the coding sequence ATGCACATCGGAGACAGCATCCGCGCCGCTAAGAAGCCATTTTTCTCACTGGAGTTTTTTCCTCCGTCGGATGAAAATAGTTTGCCCGGCTTTTTTGAAACAGTGGAGAAGCTGCGCGTTCTGGCCCCGCTGTTTGTTTCCGTCACGTACGGCGCAGGCGGCGGCAAGCAGCGTAATACCCTTGACGTAACTGCGGAACTTGCCCGGCGCGGGCTGAACACCATGGCCCACCTTACCTGTGTGGGCGCGGAGCCTGAGAGCATATCCTCCTACCTTGCCGAATTGCGCGCTGCGGGGGTGGACAATGTGCTGGCCCTGCGCGGCGACCCGCCCGCCGGGCAGGAAATGGACTGGAGCAAGGGGTACTTTCGGCATGCCTCTGACCTTGTCGCCTTCGCCCGCCGCCAGCAACCCTATATGGGCATTGGCGTGGCGGCCTATCCCGCGCCGCACCCCGAATCAAACTCCATCGCGCTGGACCGCCTTTACACTGCGGAAAAGATGCGCAGCGGCGCGGACTTCGCCGTAACCCAGCTTTTTTTTGACCCGCGGGAATATGCCGATCTGCTGGAACACTTGCGCGGCATGGGCATTCACACGCCCGTCATCCCCGGCATACTGCCCATCCAGAGTTTTGACTCATTGCGTCGGGTGCTTTCGCTGTGCGGGGCCAACATCCCCGGCAAACTCTACCTTGACCTTGAAAGCGCCAATGCCAAGGGTGGGGCCGAGGCCGTGCGTGAAGTGGGGCTGGAATTTGCGGTGCGCCAGATACGTTTTCTGCTGGAAAATGGCGCTCCGGGCATCCATTTGTATACATTGAACAAAGCTGGCATGTGTCTGAGGGTGGCTGACGAGTCGGGCCTTTTGCAGGCATGA